One region of Desulfobulbaceae bacterium genomic DNA includes:
- a CDS encoding rhodanese-like domain-containing protein, whose protein sequence is MKKKQIAAFCVALAFTFGPGYYSAQANEVNKGEIPQAELASTYKTLAWGNPIWDNGEMITAYNDDAKMLIVDTRPDSFFTKGTLSNAVLLPFDKSDAADNGLTEEALAAAITKAGLSKDSAKIVFFCQGPKCHRSYNAAFIATTKWNYKPENVIWYRDGYPNLVQQIQADPKLKRKASKYLSEEAMKSL, encoded by the coding sequence ATGAAAAAAAAACAAATTGCTGCCTTCTGTGTCGCTTTAGCATTTACCTTTGGGCCAGGGTATTACTCGGCCCAAGCGAATGAGGTCAACAAGGGTGAAATACCACAGGCCGAACTGGCCAGCACCTACAAAACCTTAGCTTGGGGAAATCCTATCTGGGATAACGGTGAGATGATCACCGCCTATAATGATGATGCGAAAATGCTCATTGTCGATACCAGACCAGACAGTTTCTTTACCAAGGGAACACTAAGTAACGCCGTGCTCCTTCCTTTTGACAAAAGTGATGCTGCCGATAATGGCTTAACCGAAGAGGCGTTAGCCGCTGCCATTACCAAGGCAGGATTGAGTAAGGATAGCGCAAAGATTGTCTTTTTCTGCCAAGGGCCCAAATGTCATCGCAGCTATAACGCTGCCTTTATCGCCACGACCAAGTGGAACTACAAGCCAGAAAATGTCATCTGGTATCGTGATGGGTATCCGAACTTAGTTCAGCAAATACAAGCTGATCCTAAGCTCAAAAGAAAGGCCAGTAAATATTTGAGTGAAGAGGCGATGAAGTCTCTGTAA